A region from the Anaerolineae bacterium genome encodes:
- a CDS encoding secreted protein has product MMGMVGENLLPDQRDDLFFRWLGVGGIQLRWREQVLLIDPFLSRPSLMQVLLQPIKADAELLRSEIAEAFAILITHAHYDHLLDTPEIIRQTNASAYGSENVVKLLQASGIPQESCHLIHSGDRLEIGVFQIEVIEGKHLPVPFFAPTQLPSVISPPRRVWDYQMDRCFSFFISNTEPSILVWHSVEANDAVPAQILIVDSEIPFSAFGQLVQRVKPSWIIPIHWDDFFLPLSAPLKPFFRPPEKLTLRLGRLRLTEFVEELQSYLTTGRLYLPERSKEINLKKLT; this is encoded by the coding sequence ATGATGGGCATGGTTGGAGAAAATTTACTCCCGGATCAGAGGGATGACCTGTTCTTTCGCTGGTTAGGGGTCGGAGGCATTCAATTGCGTTGGAGAGAGCAGGTATTGCTGATCGATCCCTTTCTGAGCCGACCTTCCCTTATGCAGGTGCTATTGCAGCCGATAAAGGCAGATGCCGAACTGTTGCGCAGCGAGATTGCGGAGGCGTTTGCCATCTTAATTACCCATGCCCATTATGATCATCTTCTGGATACACCCGAAATCATCCGTCAGACAAATGCTTCTGCCTATGGCTCTGAGAATGTCGTCAAATTGTTGCAGGCGTCAGGAATTCCCCAAGAAAGTTGTCATCTCATCCATAGCGGCGATCGACTTGAAATCGGCGTGTTTCAAATTGAGGTCATTGAAGGGAAGCATCTGCCTGTGCCGTTCTTTGCGCCAACCCAATTGCCTTCCGTGATTTCGCCTCCGAGACGGGTGTGGGATTATCAGATGGACCGCTGCTTTAGTTTTTTCATCTCGAATACTGAACCATCGATCTTAGTCTGGCATAGTGTTGAAGCGAATGACGCAGTGCCGGCCCAGATTTTGATCGTGGATAGTGAAATTCCTTTTTCGGCCTTCGGACAGCTTGTCCAGAGGGTAAAACCAAGCTGGATAATTCCGATCCACTGGGATGATTTCTTTCTACCACTCTCCGCACCGCTAAAACCCTTCTTCCGCCCACCTGAAAAATTGACCTTGCGCCTGGGCAGGTTAAGACTCACGGAATTTGTCGAAGAATTGCAGAGTTACTTAACCACTGGCAGGCTCTACCTTCCAGAACGGTCAAAAGAAATCAATCTAAAGAAGTTGACCTAG
- a CDS encoding ABC transporter, ATP-binding protein, producing MTRPLIIENLTKVYTVRQRKGLFRSQKMEVRALNDVSFEVEEGEIFGLLGPNGAGKTTLIKIITTLLLPTAGRVIVNGFELERQENQVRASVGCMLMGERGLYWKLTGRENLEYFAALYHFPPKKRKERAAEILRLIQLEEIADRTVETYSSGQKMKLAFGKALIQDAPLLVLDEPTNTLDVPSASELRAIVRKLNQQGKTVIYTTHIMAEAEALCNRLAIIDRGELLALGSPAELKASLNSKRVIHIEGVISAQAVEQVRRLPQVSRATRSARNGATLLTVVGDQGCEILPDLIRVLIEQGARIQKVIPEEPTLEDVFIAKTGRTLAEDTRVGT from the coding sequence ATGACCAGGCCATTGATCATTGAAAATTTGACCAAAGTATACACCGTGCGGCAACGCAAAGGGTTGTTTCGGTCGCAAAAGATGGAAGTGCGGGCATTAAACGACGTCTCCTTCGAAGTCGAAGAAGGAGAAATTTTCGGTTTGCTAGGTCCGAATGGAGCGGGCAAAACGACCCTCATCAAAATCATAACCACCCTTCTGCTGCCTACTGCGGGACGGGTAATTGTCAACGGCTTTGAACTGGAAAGGCAAGAGAATCAAGTCCGCGCCAGCGTGGGATGCATGTTGATGGGTGAGCGCGGCTTATATTGGAAACTGACCGGACGCGAGAACCTGGAATATTTTGCAGCCCTTTATCATTTTCCTCCGAAAAAACGCAAAGAGCGGGCAGCAGAAATCTTACGCCTTATCCAATTAGAAGAAATTGCCGATCGAACGGTTGAAACGTATTCTTCGGGACAGAAAATGAAGCTTGCATTTGGCAAAGCCCTAATCCAGGATGCCCCCCTGCTGGTATTGGATGAACCCACCAACACCCTGGATGTTCCTTCGGCAAGTGAATTGCGCGCCATCGTCCGCAAGCTAAATCAGCAGGGCAAAACGGTCATTTATACTACCCACATCATGGCAGAAGCAGAAGCCCTGTGTAACCGCCTGGCGATCATCGACCGCGGGGAGTTGCTGGCGCTCGGCAGCCCTGCTGAACTCAAAGCATCCTTGAATTCCAAGCGTGTCATCCACATCGAAGGCGTTATTTCTGCTCAGGCGGTGGAACAGGTGCGCCGTTTGCCGCAGGTCAGCCGTGCCACTCGCTCGGCACGCAACGGCGCAACTCTGTTAACGGTAGTCGGTGACCAGGGTTGTGAAATCTTACCCGATCTGATACGCGTCCTTATTGAACAGGGAGCACGAATACAAAAAGTCATCCCTGAAGAGCCCACCCTGGAAGATGTATTTATTGCCAAGACCGGACGCACTCTGGCTGAAGACACCCGTGTCGGCACATGA
- a CDS encoding ABC-type multidrug transport system, permease component yields MRFLTITRYPGQVILDTFIPIVFAAMPILLGRASGAENAAIAFQRNTGTANYVAYLLIGSSVFTIVSFAFWHIAYWLRWEQESGTLEALYLAPVHRIWIAAGTALYSCGRALFAALTAYFLGALILRFNPLQGELGLALLFILVGFIPLYGLTLLYGAVILKVKEANALVNLMQWAVSFLMGVFFPITVFPPLLKAVALLFPPTWMTNGVRSALLGIGFFLGKWYLDLAVLWSFMLITPLLGYWVFRQVENNVRRNEGVGQF; encoded by the coding sequence ATGCGCTTTCTGACCATCACCCGCTATCCCGGTCAGGTGATCCTGGATACGTTTATCCCCATCGTCTTCGCTGCCATGCCAATTTTGCTTGGCCGTGCCAGCGGGGCAGAAAATGCCGCAATTGCCTTTCAGCGAAACACAGGAACTGCAAACTATGTGGCTTATCTTTTAATCGGCTCCAGCGTTTTCACCATTGTCTCCTTCGCCTTCTGGCACATTGCGTATTGGCTGCGCTGGGAACAGGAATCTGGCACCCTGGAAGCCTTATATTTAGCTCCCGTACATCGAATTTGGATTGCGGCTGGCACCGCTCTCTATAGTTGTGGACGGGCGCTCTTTGCCGCCCTGACCGCTTATTTTCTGGGGGCATTGATTTTACGTTTTAATCCACTCCAGGGGGAACTGGGATTGGCTTTGCTCTTTATCCTGGTGGGTTTTATTCCTCTTTATGGCCTGACCCTGTTATACGGGGCGGTTATTCTAAAAGTAAAAGAAGCCAATGCTTTGGTCAACCTGATGCAATGGGCAGTCAGTTTCCTCATGGGAGTTTTCTTTCCCATTACGGTCTTTCCTCCCTTGCTCAAAGCAGTCGCTCTCCTCTTTCCGCCCACCTGGATGACCAATGGGGTTCGTTCTGCTTTGCTGGGTATCGGATTTTTCCTGGGCAAATGGTATCTTGACCTTGCCGTTTTATGGAGTTTTATGCTCATCACGCCTCTGCTTGGCTATTGGGTCTTTCGTCAGGTCGAAAATAACGTCAGGAGAAATGAAGGTGTGGGACAGTTCTAA
- a CDS encoding ABC-type multidrug transport system, permease component, protein MWDSSNKIARMINRFQIHWYTFWAMARKELIILSRYPVEFVASFGQVFLIVAIFTLGGLMFSDFQDSAPVSTANRYSSTSGVVVYGFVLFMFLSDTLWTIGYNIRHEQVQGTLEQLYLSPANKFLNLIARVTNILIWTSLLSIAAAILMSSMIGDLPFKNPLLGFYLLVMSLSGTFGIGFAFAALTIRIKEAAQTAANFLQFIFLILCANFFPFSALPPFLRFFSRLLPNAYCVDAFRSALMGFPPGYPELAPFEIEFLIVSTFGIVMPMIGYRLYRAAERYARQTGTLSAY, encoded by the coding sequence GTGTGGGACAGTTCTAATAAAATTGCCCGGATGATTAACCGGTTTCAGATTCACTGGTATACCTTTTGGGCAATGGCGCGTAAGGAACTGATCATCCTGAGCCGCTACCCGGTAGAATTTGTGGCTTCTTTTGGACAAGTCTTCCTGATTGTTGCCATTTTCACCTTAGGTGGATTAATGTTTTCAGATTTTCAGGATTCCGCTCCTGTTTCAACCGCAAACAGGTACAGCAGCACCTCGGGTGTGGTTGTCTATGGCTTTGTGCTCTTCATGTTTTTAAGCGACACCCTTTGGACAATCGGTTACAACATCCGTCACGAGCAAGTTCAAGGTACCCTGGAACAACTCTATCTATCGCCGGCGAACAAGTTCCTCAACCTGATCGCCCGTGTGACCAATATCTTAATATGGACGAGTCTGTTGAGCATCGCCGCTGCAATTCTAATGAGTTCGATGATTGGTGACTTACCATTCAAGAATCCTCTCCTGGGATTCTATCTCCTGGTGATGTCTCTCAGCGGTACCTTTGGCATCGGCTTTGCTTTTGCAGCTTTGACCATTCGTATCAAGGAAGCCGCCCAAACCGCAGCAAATTTCTTACAGTTTATTTTCCTCATCCTGTGTGCTAATTTCTTCCCTTTTTCCGCTTTGCCGCCCTTTCTTCGCTTTTTTTCCCGCTTGCTACCCAATGCCTACTGTGTCGATGCTTTTCGTTCGGCGCTGATGGGCTTTCCGCCGGGTTATCCGGAACTCGCCCCCTTCGAGATCGAATTCCTGATTGTCAGTACTTTTGGGATTGTGATGCCAATGATCGGCTATCGCTTATATCGCGCCGCAGAACGCTATGCTCGCCAAACGGGAACACTTTCGGCATATTAA
- a CDS encoding Endonuclease V: MHLTISNPHDWDVTIEEAERIQNEYRHQVTLSPLPTAKQTSLTAVVAADRENRILAVAVTVDLLKHVLEVAVGSANTTFPYRSGYLAFHLAPAMYQALARLNWVGNVILVSGHGLSHPRRFGLASHLGVLLDLPTIGCARSLLAGNELKPSEAPLIDWVTDAEGIVGIAVYTHRAKKPCILSIGHRCDIESLFAFTRLWMKDHCQPAPMRLARSFLRQQV, encoded by the coding sequence ATGCATCTCACCATCTCTAATCCGCACGACTGGGATGTTACCATCGAAGAAGCTGAGCGAATTCAGAACGAATATCGCCATCAAGTCACTTTGTCTCCTCTCCCCACCGCAAAGCAAACCTCGCTTACAGCGGTTGTAGCTGCAGATCGAGAAAACAGGATTCTCGCTGTTGCCGTAACCGTTGACCTGTTGAAACATGTTTTGGAAGTAGCGGTTGGCTCAGCAAACACGACTTTTCCCTATCGCAGTGGTTATTTAGCCTTTCACCTGGCGCCGGCAATGTATCAGGCACTTGCGCGACTGAATTGGGTTGGAAACGTAATATTAGTGAGTGGACATGGCTTATCCCACCCACGCCGTTTCGGTCTGGCCAGTCATCTGGGCGTGCTGCTGGATCTGCCCACGATCGGCTGTGCGCGATCGCTTCTGGCAGGCAACGAACTCAAACCCAGCGAAGCCCCCTTAATCGACTGGGTTACCGATGCGGAAGGGATTGTGGGAATCGCCGTTTACACTCACAGGGCGAAAAAGCCTTGCATCCTCTCTATCGGTCATCGCTGCGATATAGAAAGTTTGTTTGCTTTCACTCGCCTTTGGATGAAAGATCACTGCCAACCCGCACCGATGAGACTGGCACGCAGTTTTTTGCGCCAACAAGTTTAA
- a CDS encoding putative membrane protein, whose amino-acid sequence MSRFLLRLLINAVALYVAIRIVPGIHPQTTGWLAILILALIFGVVNAFFGPLLKLLTCPLILLTLGLFTLLINTFLFWLSGRIGDIFGVGFTVDNFWSAFLGSLVVSIVSVALSLFLRDDRRSGSHKKR is encoded by the coding sequence ATGTCTCGTTTTTTATTGCGTCTGTTGATCAATGCGGTTGCTTTATATGTAGCCATTCGAATTGTGCCTGGCATCCATCCCCAAACCACGGGGTGGCTGGCAATTCTAATCCTGGCTTTGATTTTTGGAGTCGTCAACGCCTTTTTTGGCCCCCTCCTGAAGCTCTTAACCTGCCCCTTGATCCTGCTTACCTTAGGGTTATTTACCTTGCTGATTAATACCTTCTTATTCTGGCTTTCGGGGCGCATTGGAGATATTTTTGGCGTGGGCTTCACAGTCGACAACTTCTGGTCTGCATTTCTCGGCTCCCTGGTCGTTTCGATTGTGTCCGTTGCACTCAGTTTATTCCTGCGAGATGATCGCAGGTCTGGCTCGCACAAGAAGCGCTAG
- a CDS encoding Prephenate dehydratase: MKVAYQGAPGAYSEAAIFEIFGKQAQAIPCETFEQVFQKVESDEAQRGMLPIENSVTGSLHRNYDLLLEHQLVIVGEYPLRVRHCLIGLPDAELKDIHKVISHPQGIAQCEKYLRSLNVQTEAVYDTAGSVKMVKESGDRSLAAIASNWAAQIYGMKILQEGIEDNPANYTRFLVLGREPIQPEGEAKTSIVFTLRNIPGALFKALSVFALRDIDLTKIESRPLVGTPWEYLFYIDFRGAITEDKVQHALENLSEYALSLRVLGSYPRLGSQKASETADKG, from the coding sequence ATGAAAGTTGCCTATCAAGGCGCACCTGGCGCATACTCAGAAGCAGCCATTTTTGAGATCTTCGGCAAGCAAGCTCAGGCTATCCCTTGTGAAACCTTTGAGCAAGTTTTCCAAAAAGTTGAATCAGATGAAGCTCAACGAGGAATGTTGCCCATCGAAAATTCCGTCACCGGGAGCCTGCACCGGAACTACGACCTGTTGCTCGAACACCAATTGGTGATTGTGGGGGAATATCCTCTGCGCGTGCGCCACTGCCTGATCGGCTTACCCGATGCAGAGCTGAAAGACATTCACAAGGTCATCAGCCATCCTCAAGGCATAGCCCAATGTGAAAAATACCTGCGCTCTCTCAATGTCCAGACCGAGGCCGTCTACGATACAGCCGGCAGTGTTAAGATGGTCAAAGAAAGCGGCGATCGCAGTCTGGCAGCCATTGCCTCGAATTGGGCAGCACAAATCTATGGGATGAAAATCCTGCAAGAGGGCATCGAAGATAACCCCGCCAATTACACCCGCTTTCTGGTGTTAGGGCGCGAACCCATTCAACCTGAGGGAGAAGCCAAAACTTCGATTGTGTTCACACTGCGCAATATTCCCGGCGCGCTCTTTAAAGCGCTTAGCGTCTTTGCTCTGCGCGATATTGACCTGACGAAGATCGAATCACGTCCTCTGGTTGGCACTCCGTGGGAATACCTGTTTTATATTGATTTTCGCGGCGCAATCACGGAAGATAAAGTCCAACATGCGCTGGAGAATTTATCGGAATATGCCCTGAGTTTGCGCGTTCTCGGCTCTTACCCTCGTTTAGGCAGCCAGAAAGCAAGCGAAACCGCAGACAAAGGATAA
- a CDS encoding GTP-binding protein Era codes for MESSEPLVKPDYRAGFIAVIGKPNVGKSTLMNVLLQQKIAAVSPRPQTTRKQQLGILTTDQAQIVFVDTPGFHTPRHKLGERMVKAALKAIEDADGLLFLLDVSEPLSQEDLDLAERLQPFQPAKPLVVAFNKIDIAKEEFVEAAKTLVNERFPNAQVLQISCLRGDNLDYLIAALVDCLPLSEPLYPADQITDYYEREIAAELIREAALHILRDEVPHGIAVRIDQYQEKDENLAVIDATIIVEKETHKAIVIGAGGNMIKKIGIQARQEIEAMSGRKIYLNLHVKVQKNWRKNETMLKWLGYT; via the coding sequence ATGGAAAGCTCCGAGCCTTTAGTTAAGCCCGATTATCGGGCTGGTTTTATCGCCGTGATCGGCAAACCCAATGTGGGTAAATCCACTCTGATGAATGTCTTGCTTCAGCAGAAAATTGCCGCCGTTTCACCGCGCCCTCAGACCACTCGCAAACAACAATTGGGTATCCTGACGACTGATCAGGCTCAGATTGTTTTTGTTGACACACCAGGTTTTCATACGCCGCGGCACAAATTGGGCGAAAGAATGGTCAAAGCTGCGCTAAAAGCCATTGAGGACGCAGACGGGTTGCTTTTCCTTCTGGATGTCAGTGAACCTTTGAGCCAGGAAGACCTTGACCTTGCCGAACGCTTACAGCCGTTTCAACCCGCTAAACCGCTGGTGGTTGCCTTCAACAAAATTGACATTGCCAAGGAGGAATTTGTAGAGGCAGCCAAAACCCTGGTGAACGAACGTTTTCCAAATGCTCAGGTGCTGCAGATCTCTTGCCTGCGAGGCGATAACCTCGACTATCTGATCGCAGCGCTCGTAGATTGCTTACCGCTCAGCGAGCCCCTCTATCCTGCGGATCAAATTACAGATTATTATGAGCGCGAAATTGCCGCCGAGTTAATTCGGGAGGCTGCCCTGCACATCCTGCGCGATGAAGTGCCGCACGGGATTGCAGTGCGCATCGATCAATATCAGGAAAAAGATGAGAACCTGGCTGTCATTGATGCAACCATCATTGTTGAAAAAGAGACGCACAAAGCCATTGTAATTGGCGCAGGTGGAAATATGATCAAGAAAATTGGCATCCAGGCGCGCCAGGAGATTGAAGCGATGAGTGGTCGAAAAATCTACCTCAATCTCCATGTTAAGGTGCAAAAGAACTGGCGCAAGAACGAAACGATGCTCAAATGGTTAGGTTATACCTAG
- a CDS encoding Helicase/SNF2 family domain protein yields MKAMTKPLVLSDYLDDHSLMRLAGFITFERGRSYYYSERVNLKHISSERVEATVQGTLVYRVSLTFMGEKLGYSCTCPVGRDGFFCKHLVATAMAARGRVPIPAEIAWQRHLEHLLQLGTSANIESPKQSIARQYVIVFGLAKTHTLGWTLLPLRLYVGKSSKQELGSIDWNDPEQLDAFIQKLPARKSEVVRSLGEMSYCLNADSGAYLLASLMINSYSSSPHRLEWFWRTPLLLYLSSDDGNLYRRLKLHPLDEKVALLMHQNSTGIDLQFALMMGEKIVPLNNKQTSLVQNKPPIFLVEDTLVRVSYPTKSLLLEKLLQEPRIHIPDSSVRQFMEKYFLRVAETITLVGEGIQYYDDVQPRARLYLSEKNKALVAELRFDYLGKEVPYGNNSSCVVIPQTDQQAAIFVRRNLTFEDTIENELAGSQYGLKRIVANEPGRYTLRAKVHILDFLVKYVPLLIKEGYEIYGEERIKSVRVNHARPSLALQISSGIDWFDLSIIVTFGDQTADWKEVRSAILKGQTYVKLADGSIGQIPEDWLKRFKKVFALGKATERGIELSQAQLPLIDLLTSEAELHQGFAEFEQRRKRLHDFEQIEPQPLPAGFKGELRPYQKAGYDWLHFLYRYKLGGCLADDMGLGKTVQMLAFLQSLKETQKPASAHLLVVPKSLLVNWQREAERFTPQLKFLDYSKADRPKDLKVFDEVDVVLTTYGIVLRDIERLRKYHFDIVILDESQAVKNPLAQSARAVRLLKSNHRLVMTGTPIENNTFELWSQFAFLQPGLLGSLEVFRREFAAPIESEGNEETVETLRKLVHPFILRRTKSQVAPELPPREERLVYIDMSAEQEKLYQQVRDYYRQLLLGMIDSEISQDQRMRILEGLLRLRQISIHPALVEANFQGEAPKFTWVLEMLETLQQEGHKALVFSQFVEALQLLRKELDSQSIPYTYLDGQTHNRQAQVDAFQNDPNLPFFLISLKAGGVGLNLTAADYVIHLDPWWNPAVERQAADRTHRIGQQKPVFIYKVILRNTVEEKILTLQEKKRQLVDQLIHAEGSIFKSLTRQDLEVLFS; encoded by the coding sequence GTGAAGGCAATGACAAAACCGCTTGTTCTTTCTGATTATTTGGACGATCATTCTTTAATGCGCTTGGCTGGTTTTATAACTTTCGAACGCGGTCGCTCTTACTATTACAGCGAGCGTGTAAATTTGAAGCATATCTCCTCAGAGCGAGTCGAAGCCACAGTACAGGGTACATTAGTTTATCGGGTTAGCCTGACCTTCATGGGAGAAAAGCTGGGATATTCCTGTACCTGCCCGGTCGGTAGGGATGGTTTTTTTTGCAAACACCTGGTTGCCACAGCTATGGCAGCCCGTGGACGCGTGCCAATTCCAGCTGAAATTGCCTGGCAACGTCATCTGGAGCATTTGCTCCAGTTGGGCACCTCAGCCAACATAGAATCTCCAAAACAATCAATCGCGCGCCAGTATGTGATTGTGTTTGGTTTAGCCAAAACCCATACTTTAGGATGGACGCTCTTACCGCTCAGGCTTTATGTCGGAAAATCCTCTAAACAAGAATTGGGCTCAATCGATTGGAACGACCCTGAGCAACTGGATGCCTTTATTCAGAAATTGCCCGCTCGCAAAAGCGAAGTCGTGCGCTCATTGGGAGAGATGTCCTATTGTCTGAATGCAGACAGCGGGGCATATCTTCTGGCAAGTCTAATGATCAACAGCTATTCCAGTTCTCCTCATCGACTGGAGTGGTTTTGGCGCACCCCTCTGCTTCTCTACTTATCCAGTGACGACGGAAACCTCTATCGCCGCTTGAAATTGCATCCATTGGACGAAAAAGTAGCGCTGTTAATGCATCAAAATTCGACAGGTATCGACTTACAGTTTGCCTTGATGATGGGCGAGAAAATAGTCCCACTGAACAATAAACAGACTTCGCTGGTTCAAAACAAACCGCCGATATTCCTTGTTGAGGACACTCTGGTGCGCGTCTCCTATCCTACCAAATCGCTATTACTGGAGAAGTTATTACAAGAACCCCGAATCCATATCCCAGACAGTTCCGTCAGACAATTTATGGAAAAATATTTTCTCAGAGTAGCCGAAACGATCACGCTGGTCGGAGAAGGGATTCAATATTACGATGATGTTCAGCCCCGAGCGCGCCTCTACCTGTCCGAGAAAAATAAAGCGTTGGTCGCTGAATTAAGGTTTGATTACCTCGGTAAAGAAGTACCCTATGGGAACAATTCCTCCTGCGTTGTTATCCCCCAGACGGATCAGCAAGCCGCCATCTTCGTGCGTCGCAATTTAACATTTGAAGATACCATTGAAAATGAGCTGGCAGGTTCACAGTATGGCTTGAAACGAATTGTAGCGAATGAACCAGGTCGCTACACATTGCGCGCTAAAGTTCACATTCTGGATTTTCTGGTTAAGTATGTACCCCTTCTGATCAAAGAAGGGTATGAAATTTATGGCGAAGAACGGATCAAGTCGGTTCGGGTGAACCATGCCAGACCAAGCCTCGCGCTACAAATCTCGTCCGGAATAGACTGGTTTGATTTGTCCATCATCGTTACCTTTGGCGACCAGACGGCAGACTGGAAGGAAGTGCGCTCGGCGATTCTAAAAGGTCAGACCTACGTTAAACTGGCAGATGGATCAATAGGTCAAATCCCGGAGGACTGGCTCAAACGCTTCAAGAAGGTTTTTGCCTTAGGCAAGGCTACCGAACGGGGAATTGAGTTAAGTCAGGCACAACTGCCTCTGATCGATCTCCTGACCAGCGAAGCAGAACTGCACCAGGGCTTTGCGGAATTCGAGCAGCGCCGCAAACGCCTGCATGATTTCGAGCAAATCGAACCCCAACCCCTGCCGGCAGGTTTTAAGGGTGAACTGCGTCCCTATCAGAAAGCTGGCTACGATTGGTTGCATTTCCTGTATCGCTACAAGCTGGGTGGCTGTCTGGCAGATGACATGGGGCTAGGCAAAACCGTTCAAATGTTAGCCTTTTTGCAGTCCCTGAAAGAGACTCAGAAACCCGCCTCAGCTCATCTGCTGGTAGTCCCCAAATCTCTGCTGGTCAACTGGCAGCGCGAAGCAGAACGCTTTACGCCCCAGCTAAAATTTCTGGACTACAGTAAGGCTGACCGCCCCAAAGACCTCAAGGTTTTTGATGAAGTAGATGTTGTCTTAACCACCTATGGAATCGTCTTGCGCGACATCGAACGTTTGCGAAAATACCATTTTGACATTGTGATTTTAGACGAATCGCAAGCAGTTAAGAATCCCCTGGCCCAAAGCGCCAGGGCTGTGCGCCTGTTGAAAAGTAACCATCGCCTGGTCATGACGGGAACGCCGATTGAGAATAACACCTTTGAGCTCTGGTCGCAGTTTGCCTTTCTCCAACCCGGCTTGCTGGGTAGCCTGGAAGTCTTTCGGCGCGAATTTGCAGCTCCGATTGAAAGCGAGGGCAACGAAGAGACGGTTGAGACTTTGCGTAAACTGGTTCATCCCTTCATTCTGCGGCGCACCAAGAGCCAGGTGGCGCCGGAATTACCTCCCCGTGAAGAGCGCCTTGTCTATATAGATATGAGCGCCGAACAGGAAAAACTCTATCAGCAGGTGCGCGACTACTATCGTCAACTTTTACTGGGCATGATAGACTCCGAAATCAGCCAGGATCAGCGGATGAGGATATTAGAAGGACTGCTCCGCTTGCGTCAGATCAGCATTCATCCTGCTCTGGTTGAGGCAAATTTCCAGGGGGAAGCGCCCAAGTTTACCTGGGTGCTGGAAATGCTGGAAACCCTGCAGCAAGAGGGGCATAAAGCCCTGGTATTCTCTCAATTTGTCGAAGCGCTTCAACTCCTGCGCAAGGAACTGGATAGCCAGTCAATACCCTATACCTATCTGGACGGGCAAACTCACAATCGCCAGGCACAAGTGGATGCCTTTCAAAACGATCCCAACTTGCCGTTCTTTTTGATCAGCCTGAAAGCAGGTGGAGTGGGCTTGAATCTCACGGCTGCCGATTACGTTATCCACCTTGATCCGTGGTGGAACCCTGCCGTAGAACGTCAGGCTGCCGATCGAACACACCGCATCGGACAACAGAAGCCAGTTTTTATTTATAAGGTAATACTCCGCAATACGGTCGAGGAGAAAATTCTAACCCTCCAGGAAAAAAAGCGTCAACTGGTTGACCAACTCATTCATGCTGAAGGGAGCATTTTCAAATCACTGACGCGGCAGGACCTGGAGGTATTGTTTAGTTAA
- a CDS encoding Ribokinase translates to MQLEFPLPTVEEAIRVARRHAVKVALNPAPLQALPDELLREVDVLIPNQSELHLLSGEGDIEASIYSLQQRGVQNLIITLGNQGCLVVQGSERYPIPAHRLNLWIQPQPGMPLWERLLSPGQKGNPCWRLPGGAMPPVPWQLLARVHSLPYHLARKFYPCSSSGDEL, encoded by the coding sequence TTGCAATTAGAATTTCCTTTGCCAACCGTGGAGGAAGCGATCAGAGTTGCGCGTCGGCATGCGGTAAAGGTCGCCTTGAATCCTGCTCCTTTACAGGCTTTGCCCGATGAACTCCTGCGAGAGGTGGACGTTTTGATACCCAACCAAAGCGAATTACATCTCCTCAGCGGTGAAGGAGATATTGAAGCGTCAATTTACTCCTTGCAGCAGCGTGGAGTACAGAATCTGATCATCACCTTAGGGAATCAAGGCTGTCTGGTTGTTCAGGGCTCGGAGCGCTATCCCATCCCTGCTCATCGTTTAAACCTGTGGATACAACCGCAGCCGGGGATGCCTTTGTGGGAGCGTTTGCTGTCGCCTGGGCAGAAGGGTAATCCTTGCTGGAGGCTGCCAGGTGGGGCAATGCCGCCGGTGCCCTGGCAGTTACTCGCGCGGGTGCACAGCCTTCCCTACCACCTCGCCAGGAAGTTTTATCCCTGTTCTAGCTCAGGCGATGAGCTTTAG